From the Calliopsis andreniformis isolate RMS-2024a chromosome 4, iyCalAndr_principal, whole genome shotgun sequence genome, one window contains:
- the Hen1 gene encoding hen1 methyltransferase isoform X1, producing the protein MIIVLFHVLYLLGKFVYQNYRVKKQNDVDDTVIKSCPRYDSFQGGYTMGDPEEPQDYEERPLRFFPPAYVQRYVAVSDVLNDSKYQGKLRKVVDFGCAELEFLVYLKNMTGVEEILCVDIDRSLLEAYKEKGAPLISEYLHTRTTPLVVEIYEGSVTHNDKKLEKVDAVICIELIEHLYPDTLGDLPYNIFGYIKPKLAIMTTPNADFNVLFPNFSGFRHPDHKFEWTRQQFRDWAENITVRYPDYIVTFDDICKGPEGTERFGACSQMAIFHRLSEKDSCNMGVEGLFKTVAVYEYPFRADNRSDEEKILDEAAYYIRYLSFQDCEMEEEVPLKKVLDMLQQFHISLDILRTILEEASWTIINRESGPVVLVPPRSVFSDYTVEEQLWSDYSGSGEEDDWNRDPGPPPGSRFLEEESYSNNWDSENWDEEPSIIIPQNNSVVEDNTFLFDGEYALFNSKSETPRNTEVSEECTESSIRENPDEKPLLASNVDHMSIDDLDGSFEGNTPSVLNESAVSTDSFFNLKLGDITENSSLDLVPSSNPQDLNFQEYVSTSRASTSPEPYLLQAVRMDKHLNDDSMCNQSMSACWTLNNSFRQEGTLEESTSKELSPKHEYNNCDSLRSIYLNTSYEESEDSDFERLNNGTDANVKRNKAQDNNVSRENQKPKLNSSVSFASNSTGDNQPQFTSSPKVNTKANTTVGKRKSLDRSRNSLSTIRQFQVRKPGSNNSLGSSNDCNAHIASTIGCSAIKEIEDFSHEKCIEIGTDSTNNSNDDTLTDKGENLTLIDKEKQSVESMNCDTTDFVHEKDEKKTEIHFKLQKDVHKNIDNTKTSCNNAKDVSNLDSTSLVSSSYEVQSTSVLKNEQQGSCKDANPNPVQVVDSIEAKPSSPEEAVETPPNSWSPEVMDSGYPNSASAQDITPEYDLSSIAQDHISDSEPPSIAEAPRVGLLEPVEVENGDLANNNRDGEGNNMMAAEVHELEDLQPLIDVLENDLENENDIYALENDFPMWLLRILDMANPIDVEMQIRDNRELRFPDRAAGDNARHINMEQDEGFNSSSEDDSDLENNEMRDDDNSDINENAGNSDNGSDQWTAGGT; encoded by the exons ATGATTATCGTATTATTTCACGTACTGTATCTCCTCGGAAAGTTTGTGTATCAAAATTACCGAGTCAAGAAACAAAATGATGTAGACGATACTGTGATTAAATCGTGTCCGAGATACGATTCCTTTCAGGGGGGCTACACGATGGGAGATCCTGAAGAGCCCCAGGATTATGAAGAAAGGCCCTTGCGATTTTTTCCGCCCGCCTACGTGCAGAGATACGTTGCCGTGTCTGATGTTCTTAACGACAGTAAATATCAGGGAAAGTTACGCAAG GTCGTTGATTTCGGATGCGCGGAACTTGAGTTTCTGGTTTATCTGAAGAATATGACAGGCGTGGAGGAAATACTGTGCGTGGATATTGATAGATCACTTTTAGAAGCATACAAGGAAAAAGGTGCTCCATTGATTTCCGAATATTTACATACCAGGACAACACCCCTTGTAGTTGAAATATATGAGGGTAGCGTtactcataatgataaaaagttaGAGAAGGTGGATGCTGTAATTTGCATAGAACT GATCGAGCATTTGTATCCAGATACCTTAGGAGATCTTCCTTACAATATATTTGGATATATCAAACCAAAATTAGCAATAATGACAACACCAAATGCAGACTTCAATGTGCTGTTTCCTAACTTTTCTGGATTCAGACATCCTGATCACAAATTTGAGTGGACTAGACAACAATTTCGAGATTG GGCAGAAAATATCACTGTTAGGTACCCTGATTACATTGTAACCTTTGATGATATTTGTAAAGGACCAGAAGGCACAGAACGTTTTGGAGCCTGCTCTCAAATGGCAATATTTCATCGCCTCAGCGAAAAAGATAGTTGTAACATGGGTGTCGAAGGTTTATTTAAAACTGTAGCTGTATACGAATACCCGTTTCGTGCAGACAATCGCTCAGACGAGGAAAAAATCCTCGACGAGGCTGCATATTATATCCGATACTTATCATTCCAAGATTGTGAAATGGAAGAAGAAGTGCCGTTGAAAAAAGTCTTAGACATGTTGCAACAGTTTCACATTTCATTAGACATCTTGAGGACAATTTTAGAAGAAGCTAGTTGGACAATTATAAATCGCGAAAGTGGACCTGTTGTCCTAGTGCCGCCGCGCTCAGTATTTTCTGATTATACTGTAGAAGAACAGCTTTGGTCTGATTACTCTGGTAGTGGCGAAGAAGACGACTGGAACAGAGATCCTGGTCCACCACCAGGCTCCAGGTTTTTGGAAGAAGAGTCTTATTCGAACAATTGGGACAGTGAAAACTGGGATGAGGAGCCAAGCATTATTATTCCGCAAAATAATTCTGTTGTAGAAGACAATACATTTCTTTTCGATGGAGAATACGCTTTATTTAATAGCAAATCGGAGACGCCAAGAAACACCGAAGTCTCAGAAGAATGTACTGAAAGCAGCATCAGGGAAAACCCAGATGAGAAACCCTTGCTTGCGAGTAACGTTGATCATATGAGCATAGATGATCTCGATGGTTCTTTCGAAGGTAATACTCCCTCTGTTTTAAATGAATCAGCGGTATCCACtgattcattttttaatttaaaattggGTGATATAACAGAAAATTCATCTTTGGATTTGGTACCTTCTTCGAATCCACAAGATTTAAATTTCCAAGAATATGTGTCTACTTCACGCGCGTCCACTTCACCTGAACCGTATCTTCTACAAGCTGTTCGAATGGATAAACACTTAAACGACGACAGTATGTGCAATCAAAGTATGAGCGCTTGTTGGACCTTAAACAATTCGTTTAGGCAAGAAGGTACATTAGAAGAGAGTACATCCAAAGAGTTATCGCCAAAACACGAATATAATAATTGTGATAGTTTGCGTAGTATATACTTAAACACGTCGTACGAAGAAAGCGAAGATTCGGACTTTGAACGTTTAAATAATGGTACCGACGCGAATGTAAAACGCAACAAAGCGCAGGATAATAATGTATCAAGAGAGAATCAAAAACCAAAGTTAAATAGTAGTGTATCTTTCGCTAGTAATTCTACAGGAGATAATCAGCCACAATTTACCAGTTCGCCAAAAGTGAATACGAAAGCGAATACTACGGTTGGCAAGCGAAAATCCCTTGATCGTAGCAGAAACTCGTTAAGCACAATACGTCAATTTCAAGTAAGAAaacctggtagcaataattctttAGGAAGTAGTAACGattgtaatgctcatatcgcatCAACTATTGGCTGTAGCGCGATAAAGGAAATTGAAGATTTTTCACATGAAAAATGTATAGAAATTGGTACAGATTCAACAAATAATTCCAACGACGATACGCTCACCGATAAAGGTGAGAATTTGACATTAATCGATAAGGAAAAGCAGAGTGTGGAGTCAATGAATTGTGATACTACTGATTTCGTTCATGAAAAGGACGAAAAAAAGACTGAAATACACTTTAAGTTACAAAAGGATGTACACAAGAACATAGATAATACCAAAACTTCTTGCAACAATGCCAAAGATGTTAGTAATTTAGATAGTACGTCTCTCGTATCTAGCTCGTATGAGGTTCAATCTACATCAGTATTAAAAAACGAACAGCAAGGTAGCTGCAAAGATGCAAACCCAAATCCTGTACAAGTAGTTGATAGTATCGAGGCAAAACCCTCTTCGCCAGAAGAAGCTGTGGAAACGCCTCCAAACAGTTGGTCCCCAGAGGTGATGGATTCTGGATATCCAAACTCTGCTTCTGCTCAAGACATAACGCCAGAATATGACTTGTCCAGTATAGCACAAGATCACATATCCGATTCAGAGCCACCGAGCATAGCAGAAGCACCCAGAGTTGGATTACTTGAGCCTGTTGAAGTTGAAAATGGTGATCTTGCGAATAATAATAGAGATGGTGAGGGTAACAACATGATGGCAGCGGAAGTACACGAATTAGAAGACTTGCAACCTCTAATCGATGTACTTGAAAATGATCTTGAGAACGAAAATGATATATATGCACTGGAGAACGATTTTCCTATGTGGCTGCTAAGAATACTTGACATGGCCAATCCAATAGATGTTGAAATGCAAATTCGAGATaacagagaattgagatttcCAGATAGAGCTGCAG GGGACAACGCTAGGCATATAAATATGGAACAGGATGAAGGTTTTAATAGTAGTTCTGAGGACGACAGCGATTTAGAGAACAATGAGATGAGAGACGACGACAATAGTGATATCAACGAAAATGCTGGGAACAGTGATAACGGAAGTGATCAATGGACTGCTGGTGGCACGTGA
- the Hen1 gene encoding hen1 methyltransferase isoform X2, protein MDVEAALLENSPTLSTISSDCTDTTYSGPGSPYSPESPIIATSSYKKTKDDEVTPRPTPRHPLPPRKPNFRIRPPYLMICISIVEVVDFGCAELEFLVYLKNMTGVEEILCVDIDRSLLEAYKEKGAPLISEYLHTRTTPLVVEIYEGSVTHNDKKLEKVDAVICIELIEHLYPDTLGDLPYNIFGYIKPKLAIMTTPNADFNVLFPNFSGFRHPDHKFEWTRQQFRDWAENITVRYPDYIVTFDDICKGPEGTERFGACSQMAIFHRLSEKDSCNMGVEGLFKTVAVYEYPFRADNRSDEEKILDEAAYYIRYLSFQDCEMEEEVPLKKVLDMLQQFHISLDILRTILEEASWTIINRESGPVVLVPPRSVFSDYTVEEQLWSDYSGSGEEDDWNRDPGPPPGSRFLEEESYSNNWDSENWDEEPSIIIPQNNSVVEDNTFLFDGEYALFNSKSETPRNTEVSEECTESSIRENPDEKPLLASNVDHMSIDDLDGSFEGNTPSVLNESAVSTDSFFNLKLGDITENSSLDLVPSSNPQDLNFQEYVSTSRASTSPEPYLLQAVRMDKHLNDDSMCNQSMSACWTLNNSFRQEGTLEESTSKELSPKHEYNNCDSLRSIYLNTSYEESEDSDFERLNNGTDANVKRNKAQDNNVSRENQKPKLNSSVSFASNSTGDNQPQFTSSPKVNTKANTTVGKRKSLDRSRNSLSTIRQFQVRKPGSNNSLGSSNDCNAHIASTIGCSAIKEIEDFSHEKCIEIGTDSTNNSNDDTLTDKGENLTLIDKEKQSVESMNCDTTDFVHEKDEKKTEIHFKLQKDVHKNIDNTKTSCNNAKDVSNLDSTSLVSSSYEVQSTSVLKNEQQGSCKDANPNPVQVVDSIEAKPSSPEEAVETPPNSWSPEVMDSGYPNSASAQDITPEYDLSSIAQDHISDSEPPSIAEAPRVGLLEPVEVENGDLANNNRDGEGNNMMAAEVHELEDLQPLIDVLENDLENENDIYALENDFPMWLLRILDMANPIDVEMQIRDNRELRFPDRAAGDNARHINMEQDEGFNSSSEDDSDLENNEMRDDDNSDINENAGNSDNGSDQWTAGGT, encoded by the exons GTCGTTGATTTCGGATGCGCGGAACTTGAGTTTCTGGTTTATCTGAAGAATATGACAGGCGTGGAGGAAATACTGTGCGTGGATATTGATAGATCACTTTTAGAAGCATACAAGGAAAAAGGTGCTCCATTGATTTCCGAATATTTACATACCAGGACAACACCCCTTGTAGTTGAAATATATGAGGGTAGCGTtactcataatgataaaaagttaGAGAAGGTGGATGCTGTAATTTGCATAGAACT GATCGAGCATTTGTATCCAGATACCTTAGGAGATCTTCCTTACAATATATTTGGATATATCAAACCAAAATTAGCAATAATGACAACACCAAATGCAGACTTCAATGTGCTGTTTCCTAACTTTTCTGGATTCAGACATCCTGATCACAAATTTGAGTGGACTAGACAACAATTTCGAGATTG GGCAGAAAATATCACTGTTAGGTACCCTGATTACATTGTAACCTTTGATGATATTTGTAAAGGACCAGAAGGCACAGAACGTTTTGGAGCCTGCTCTCAAATGGCAATATTTCATCGCCTCAGCGAAAAAGATAGTTGTAACATGGGTGTCGAAGGTTTATTTAAAACTGTAGCTGTATACGAATACCCGTTTCGTGCAGACAATCGCTCAGACGAGGAAAAAATCCTCGACGAGGCTGCATATTATATCCGATACTTATCATTCCAAGATTGTGAAATGGAAGAAGAAGTGCCGTTGAAAAAAGTCTTAGACATGTTGCAACAGTTTCACATTTCATTAGACATCTTGAGGACAATTTTAGAAGAAGCTAGTTGGACAATTATAAATCGCGAAAGTGGACCTGTTGTCCTAGTGCCGCCGCGCTCAGTATTTTCTGATTATACTGTAGAAGAACAGCTTTGGTCTGATTACTCTGGTAGTGGCGAAGAAGACGACTGGAACAGAGATCCTGGTCCACCACCAGGCTCCAGGTTTTTGGAAGAAGAGTCTTATTCGAACAATTGGGACAGTGAAAACTGGGATGAGGAGCCAAGCATTATTATTCCGCAAAATAATTCTGTTGTAGAAGACAATACATTTCTTTTCGATGGAGAATACGCTTTATTTAATAGCAAATCGGAGACGCCAAGAAACACCGAAGTCTCAGAAGAATGTACTGAAAGCAGCATCAGGGAAAACCCAGATGAGAAACCCTTGCTTGCGAGTAACGTTGATCATATGAGCATAGATGATCTCGATGGTTCTTTCGAAGGTAATACTCCCTCTGTTTTAAATGAATCAGCGGTATCCACtgattcattttttaatttaaaattggGTGATATAACAGAAAATTCATCTTTGGATTTGGTACCTTCTTCGAATCCACAAGATTTAAATTTCCAAGAATATGTGTCTACTTCACGCGCGTCCACTTCACCTGAACCGTATCTTCTACAAGCTGTTCGAATGGATAAACACTTAAACGACGACAGTATGTGCAATCAAAGTATGAGCGCTTGTTGGACCTTAAACAATTCGTTTAGGCAAGAAGGTACATTAGAAGAGAGTACATCCAAAGAGTTATCGCCAAAACACGAATATAATAATTGTGATAGTTTGCGTAGTATATACTTAAACACGTCGTACGAAGAAAGCGAAGATTCGGACTTTGAACGTTTAAATAATGGTACCGACGCGAATGTAAAACGCAACAAAGCGCAGGATAATAATGTATCAAGAGAGAATCAAAAACCAAAGTTAAATAGTAGTGTATCTTTCGCTAGTAATTCTACAGGAGATAATCAGCCACAATTTACCAGTTCGCCAAAAGTGAATACGAAAGCGAATACTACGGTTGGCAAGCGAAAATCCCTTGATCGTAGCAGAAACTCGTTAAGCACAATACGTCAATTTCAAGTAAGAAaacctggtagcaataattctttAGGAAGTAGTAACGattgtaatgctcatatcgcatCAACTATTGGCTGTAGCGCGATAAAGGAAATTGAAGATTTTTCACATGAAAAATGTATAGAAATTGGTACAGATTCAACAAATAATTCCAACGACGATACGCTCACCGATAAAGGTGAGAATTTGACATTAATCGATAAGGAAAAGCAGAGTGTGGAGTCAATGAATTGTGATACTACTGATTTCGTTCATGAAAAGGACGAAAAAAAGACTGAAATACACTTTAAGTTACAAAAGGATGTACACAAGAACATAGATAATACCAAAACTTCTTGCAACAATGCCAAAGATGTTAGTAATTTAGATAGTACGTCTCTCGTATCTAGCTCGTATGAGGTTCAATCTACATCAGTATTAAAAAACGAACAGCAAGGTAGCTGCAAAGATGCAAACCCAAATCCTGTACAAGTAGTTGATAGTATCGAGGCAAAACCCTCTTCGCCAGAAGAAGCTGTGGAAACGCCTCCAAACAGTTGGTCCCCAGAGGTGATGGATTCTGGATATCCAAACTCTGCTTCTGCTCAAGACATAACGCCAGAATATGACTTGTCCAGTATAGCACAAGATCACATATCCGATTCAGAGCCACCGAGCATAGCAGAAGCACCCAGAGTTGGATTACTTGAGCCTGTTGAAGTTGAAAATGGTGATCTTGCGAATAATAATAGAGATGGTGAGGGTAACAACATGATGGCAGCGGAAGTACACGAATTAGAAGACTTGCAACCTCTAATCGATGTACTTGAAAATGATCTTGAGAACGAAAATGATATATATGCACTGGAGAACGATTTTCCTATGTGGCTGCTAAGAATACTTGACATGGCCAATCCAATAGATGTTGAAATGCAAATTCGAGATaacagagaattgagatttcCAGATAGAGCTGCAG GGGACAACGCTAGGCATATAAATATGGAACAGGATGAAGGTTTTAATAGTAGTTCTGAGGACGACAGCGATTTAGAGAACAATGAGATGAGAGACGACGACAATAGTGATATCAACGAAAATGCTGGGAACAGTGATAACGGAAGTGATCAATGGACTGCTGGTGGCACGTGA